Genomic segment of Drosophila biarmipes strain raj3 chromosome 2L, RU_DBia_V1.1, whole genome shotgun sequence:
TAAAAAAGagtaaatgcaaaaaaaactaaagaacATCACAGGACCTTCAGCGGATTTACTTGATCGAATGTGTCACCATCTTGCGGCCATGTCCTATGGTGATGAGGGTGCTATCATCGCTCCAAACGGCGTCCGTCAGGCGGGTATGGGTGTCCTGGTGCGTGTAGATGAACTCATGGTTCGCCTGCACCTTGGCCACTTTCACGGAGCTGGGCAAATTGCTCATGGCCGCCAGATGGGgcctaaaaataataatgttattGAAATAAGTGAACGAGTTAGCAATCCTAACGTCTTACCCATTGATTAGAAGTTGCGATACATGTCCCTTGTCGAAATATTGCCGGGTTTCCGCCAGTTTCTTGGGCACTCGGATGTCCACGGTATGAACCTGGCCATCGTAGTCACCAATATAAACGTAATTGTCTCCCTGCAGCTCAGTTGCAGCAGCCCAGGCGGCGCTCGTGAAGCTCAGCAGATGCGAGGAGTCTTCGTAGAGGCACGTGGAAGATGGAGCCGCTGCCCGGACATCCCAGAGGCGGGCGCATCCACCGCGATCACAGGTCACAAACTTGTCGGCCAATCCTGAGGGTGTGGCCAGGGCGGTCAACTTATCAGTATGGGCGCAGCGCGAATGGTAGCAGCTCACCAGATCGGTGCCCGAGAAATCCCAGACCTGTAAGAGGAATTGGGTTGATAAGATTTCGAGGAAGCCGTTTTTCACTGGTAACTTACATTCACCGTGCCATCCGGTGAGCCCGATACGGCCTTTTGTCGATCCGCATTGAAGACGCTCAGGTGGCTGATGGGCGTGGGATGGGCGCAGGCTTCGCCCAACAGGAAGAGGCAGTAGGGTGACTGCAGATTGCGCACCTTGGAGTAGGTGGACCAGGCCTGAAGGCGTGTGTCGCCCAGGGCCACCAGCAGCACGTCGTTCTCCGCGTAGCGCACAATGTTAACCGTGTGGTCAGCCTGCAGCTTGAAGTCGGCGCTGTCCACGGACATGTGGTTCAACTGGCTCCGCCTATAGCCGAAGAACATGCCCCACCAGAGGCTTCCCTCGCGTCGGTTGGTGGCCAGGGCGATTTGTTGGTGCTCATTGATGGCGATGCTGTCCCAGCAGTCGTGGAGTCGCGGAGACAGGTTCTCGAGGCGCGCGTTCAGATCTGCGACGTTGAGATTCGGGTACTCCAGGTTGCCGGCCAGCTCCAGAGCCGGGGGTGGTTGATGGGTCGCCGGCGTGCGGTAGAGATCCGAGCTGCGCTGCGGGAACATGGTGATGGGGTCAAGAAATCCGGAAAATGAAGAGATTTGAATTGGTCAGGCGGCGGCACAAGAAAAGGAGCGTGTTGGTCGGCGTTGCCAGAAGGTATTTTACGGTATTATTTAGGGAATTCGATACCGATAGTGTATTCGATACCATGAGACGCAAAATCATATTCAATATTTATCACCGCGCAATCGACGACAGACTACAGGATTATCGATATAGCATTAGTGATATTCCTCGTTATCGATCCTACCGTCAAACAAAATACTGATTACCAGGGCAGCGGCACGGGCTGGTGTCTCTGCTTGGTCGTGCACTCGCCGTTCGTTTGATTTTTGGGTCATCtctaatttcttatttaaacggtttttcaaattcaaaatgtaCATTTCCTTTAAGTAACCGACAACGAATATACAAAAACTtacttaaaaaacttaaaagtgAATTTCGTCGAGTGGCTCCTCGACCACTGCCAGCGCAACCACTATGCTGCCGACCAGGAGGAGCGCCATCTCTGCGTCCTCTTTACTTCCGGGAACATCTCTAGGGCTTACCCCAACATAAAGGCCCATTTCTGGCCGATGTCCTCCAGGAGGTCAGCATTACATCCCACCAAGCTCACCTCTTCCTCCTCCTTCGGCACTAAACGGCCGCGCGTTGTTAGTTATGGATCTGAACGCGCTGGTCATTAGAACTGACCCTTTTATTTACGTCCCCCGTCCGACTAGAAGGGTAAAACACAACCCGCCTGCAAATTGGCGCTCCCGTTTTTAGTCAAGGCAATttcactttttgaattttgtttctattcaGCGCTGCCAGAGAGCTTTTTTGGCGCTATTTTCCAGCTTCTATTTACTTTCCTCCTTCAGCGTTGCCAGACAGTTTTTTGTGGTATTTCTCGGTATTATTTGGGGCATCCCTAGATTCGATGTACGATAAGTCAGGGGAAAATGTCacgataaatatttattttatcgaCCTATTGatattttggtttatttttcccatccccagttgttttttttgtttattattatcgCGACGGTCGTTGCGCGctgggttttatttttttaaatagtgtTCTTCCCTGTGGGAGACCGCAGTAGCCCAAACGTCGTAGAATCGTCGCCTGCCCCACAAAGAACCAATTATTTCCTTGCGCAACCGAaggataatttcaaatttcatttggcAACGGTACCGGAAGGCAATTAACAAAGACACGCAAGAGCTTGCACACTGCACACGGCTATTATGCAAAGTGCAGCATTGCAGCTGGCCAAAGATtgcaaaaaaagagaaaataaaaacaaatgctAAAAGTGCCTTGACAAAGCGAGAATTCCCCTAAAAACCAGCTGAAGCTGTGATCTCGGTTTTCGGTTCTCCGCAGAGTGGGTGGCGAAGTGGGCGGGATGGGGGGCGGTGGCTTGCTGGACCTCTACTCCATGGCCTGGGAGCACCTGAGACCCGGAAGCTCGCCCGTCGACTGGTGCGAGGGCAACTACTTGATTTCGTCCAACATCGCCGAGTTCGTGAACACGGTGCGTatgtgcaatttattttaatacacTTGCCTTGCTCTAGTTAGTTAGCTAGGTTGTTGTCTCTGCCCCTCGCACAGAGACAGCTGCGAATTTTCCCTATGTGCTGGGCCTTGACCTTTTTAGGGCGAGAACGTAAAGTGTAAACAAAAGATGCTGCTTGCCACGCTGCGTTTGCCAGAGCGAGAGGCAGCGTGAGAGCATTTTCGCAGTGCGACACCCGGAAAATGCAGTTTTCTTATCGCAATTAACCCCTGTTGCGGCTCGCACACCCCTCCGATCGATATGAAACTTGGCATATGGGTAGGAAAAGACAAAATGTACGTCTTACCCTCGGATTGTAAACCCCTGCCTCTGGGGAAAGGTGCAGCACGAGGTGCAATGTGCCAGTTATTTCCAGTATCttaatatttgatattttatttttttattataccaGCAAAACCAACCCAACCACAgtctaaatatagaaaaatattacaatttaaaagatctgacacaaaaaaattgaaaaaattgtaaGTCCTAAGTTTATTTGTCCAATTCTTCCATTGATTCAGAGATTAAATAACCATATAAATGTTTGTACACCCAAAATAAGCATATAACCTGTACGAAAACAGCCCCTATTGATTGCAATTCTCATTAAAACAAGCTTTCCAGCAAATGTAACTTGACATGTGACGGATTcactttcattatttcttatcAATGATAATCGCCCGAGGTTACCGCTGAAACGCAGTTTTAGTAAACAAACAACTAGGGTAAAGCTAAACCAAAACAGTGACGAAGCTGTTTGCATCTTGGTTTACCTGCGTTTTGTTCTAGAAAATATATGGAtagttaagtttttatttttcaccgTTTATAGTACCAGGCCTAAACTTCTAAGGTCCGAAAGGTTATCAGCCCCAACCTCCTATTCAAGAATCCATTAAACACATTTGAAATGGAACGCACAATCACTTATTTCTTGAAGATAGGAAATCCCTATATAATTATGTAGAACAGCAATTGAAACGATTGGTGATACACTTCCGCTCGCTAACGATAATGGAATGGTCAACTCTTAATTGGTTTCGGTGACATGAGTAATCGCCTGTGGGCCAATGAAGTGCAAGTCGTTTAAAACGCATTTCGGCTTTGTTTCAATTGGGTTTGCTCCACCAAAGTTGTGCAAGTGGAGTGAATGACCTCCGCTCTTGACACTCCACTGCACAATAAAAAGCGGCGTTGGCCTAACCCATTTCCTTATCAATTGCTTTAATGTTATACGAACATGTAAATGTTTCTCCATCCACTTGGAAGATGTGATAATTGCTGCCCCACTCGCTTTGTTGCCCACTCAAAATAATTGCAGGTAATTCGATTTGCTCTGAAATTAACGTGACAGAGTGCAAAGTGTTGAAGTGACACGTAAATAATGGGAAGCAAacacaattaaatatttataatgccAACGCACAGATGAGTAAATACAAATTGAGGATTTATtacaatgaaatttttaacaataataaaatgttagtAGATAGGTTAAAAAATATCAGTAAT
This window contains:
- the LOC108032706 gene encoding protein valois → MFPQRSSDLYRTPATHQPPPALELAGNLEYPNLNVADLNARLENLSPRLHDCWDSIAINEHQQIALATNRREGSLWWGMFFGYRRSQLNHMSVDSADFKLQADHTVNIVRYAENDVLLVALGDTRLQAWSTYSKVRNLQSPYCLFLLGEACAHPTPISHLSVFNADRQKAVSGSPDGTVNVWDFSGTDLVSCYHSRCAHTDKLTALATPSGLADKFVTCDRGGCARLWDVRAAAPSSTCLYEDSSHLLSFTSAAWAAATELQGDNYVYIGDYDGQVHTVDIRVPKKLAETRQYFDKGHVSQLLINGPHLAAMSNLPSSVKVAKVQANHEFIYTHQDTHTRLTDAVWSDDSTLITIGHGRKMVTHSIK